The region CATAAGCCCACAGCTGTCTGCTTTTGCTGAGTATATCAGCAGGTTATTAGCTCTCAAGGGAGAAATTTGAGGATATAAATAACTTGTATCTGGGCAtatttgtaataaaaacaaaCGTAGAATGTTCTGAGAATAGAAAGCGGCTATTTTAACTGTGGAACTATGAAGTAGCTTGCGTGCTTCCCATGGTGGGTAGTGAAACCTTGCTGGCCGCTGGCCAGGGGAgctgcttgcttttgcttttctttacgcGCCTGAAGTCGAAACTTCCTGCGCGGCAGCCGCAAGTGATGAGCGGAAGGAGAAGGTGTGATGGGCGGGCGGGCTAGCGGGCTGtcagctgcctcccagctccGCTTGCTGTCTAATGAGTTCCTTctgttgtgtgtttggtttgatgCAGTTCGTATGGCTCAGGGCTGCGAGGGGAGGtatgttatttcagaaaattcagcGCAGAAACGCACGCCTGAGCCTTCAGAAAGGCCAAGCTGCAGACTCGGGTACATCTTCATGGGAAACAGAAATGATCCATCTGGGCTGCCGTTCTAAAAAGCACTTGAGTGTGTACTTGACCTTAGGTGCGCTTCCTGAATAAAGATGCATTCCTGGCTGAAAGCCTCGAAAAGAGGACAACTCGCAGCTGTTGACGagctttttgttcctttccccCCAGGTTGCCATGGTGGAGGTGCAGCTGGAGGTGCAGTACAAGTACCCCCAGATGCTGCTGATCGCTTTCAGTGCCTGCACAACGGTGCTCGTGGCAGTCCATCTCTTTGCCCTTCTCATCAGCACCTGCATCCTGCCTAACGTGGAAGCAGTGAGCAACATCCACAACCTGAACTCCATCAGCGAGTCCCCCCACGAGCGCATGCACCCCTACATCGAGCTGGCGTGGGGCTTCTCCACCGTCTTGGGGATCCTCCTTTTCCTTGCAGAAGTCGTGCTTCTGTGCTGGATAAAATTTCTGCCTGTGGGCTCCATCCTGAAAAATGAGACCACCAACGTCGAGAAGCCCAGCGGCCACGCGGGTTGGCAGTCGGCGCTGGTCTCCACCATCATCATGGTCCCAGTGGGTCTGATTTTTGTCGTCTTCACCATTCACTTCTACCGCTCTTTGGTGCGGCACAAAACGGAGCGCCACAACCGAGAGATCGAAGAGCTTCACAAACTGAAAGTGCAGTTAGACGGGCATGACAGAGGCATGCAGGTAGTGTgagggggaggcagaggctgcttCCAGCAAATCCGCTCAGCTAAGGCTGCGAGCAAAATACCTGTTTTGCTAGTTGGTGAGATGCACCAGCGATGGATTGTCTTGAGGCTTAAATATATAAATGCTAATTGCCTGCCATATATAGCTGTGGGTTCTAGTGCTGATTCAGACGCTGGGGTCTCTGGCCTGTTTCTGGTCCTACACACTCGCGTACTTACATCAACGCTGCCGTGGAGTTCAAGGTCAAAACTTTATCTACCTTAACACTGGTAgccaaaaatgtgtattttttacaAATGCAATATTCCATTGCCAAAAGTAACGCTGCATCGGCTGTCCAAAACacccgcgtgtgtgtgtgtaggatcTGTCTTATGTGTCAGAACTCCCTGGCTGTCGGTGCAGCAGCAATTAACTGGCAGCTTGTCTCTAGAGCTGAGCTGGTTAATGAGGGTATCTGCAGCTGACTTGAGGACATCCAGGAACGCACAATAGAAACTGTGAGTGTTGACCACTTTTGTTCCAAAGCAAGTGTTCCGTAAATACATAACCAGAAAGAAATCAGCCTTagcttttatgtttgttttttcttgctattcCTTACTATATTTTTACAGCTAGGGAGGCAGAATTTCAACTTGGAGGAGGCTGGGAAGTTCTGTCGTACTTTCCTCAGCAGCATCTGTCACTTTAGATTGAGTGAATGCCAAGATCATGTGTTTTTTCCCAGTAAGAGGCAAAAGTGCCCAGGGAAGGCTTACAGGTGTTTCAGTTTTAACAAGGACATTCTTAAAACAGAACAGTGACAGGGAATTTAATGAGACAAAACTTTGAAGGACTAGAAAAGCAAGTTTCAAGGAGGTAAGGAGTGACGGCGTATAGCATATTGTAGAAATCTCTCGCTATATTGTCTTAGTTTATGTATCGTTGCAATGTCTTTGCCTGGTTTGCTGGAGAGAACAAGCCCCAGTCCTGCCTATTTCAtcagctgtttgggtttttttgtcaggtGTAGCATTTGTCTGTCAAAAAAGAACgcttcctcccccctccaccaAAGCAGGCAACTCCTCTGGTGGAACCTGGAGCTGTACTGGCGAGTCTGACGGAGCTGGATCCAGCGGGAGAGCTGTGCGCCATTAAAGAGCTATCACCTCTCATTTGagctggctttctttttttccccagcagcagagaaaatgaCACTTGCCCGTCTGTATAGCAAGGGAAGCCTGTAAAGTCCAGAGCATCCTTGTGGGtgaaaacttctggaaaaaaggATTTTATGATTTATGGTAACTTTGTGGAGGGAAAAGAGTGTTTTGCCATCGTCGGCTTTTTTAAGGGAAAGTAAGGCTTTCTGCCACCCAGGGCTGAAAGAAGCATAAGCACGTTTTCTTGGCCCTGATCCTGTGCTGATTTCCTGCTCTGCGCTCCAGCGCTGCAGTTGCAGGGTGTCCCAGGCCTTACGGGTCTCTGAAATCATTACGGATGTTTGTAATGTTCTGTTTAACCCTGGTCTTTTATTCCACTGGGATTTGAGAAATCTAGTGGCAGCGTATTACATGTCAGCTTCCCAGAGTGGGGAGTACACGCGAATCCCAGCGCAGCAGGGTGAGACTGTCCCTCTATTGCTCCCTGGCGAGGGCCTTGGGAACCCAGCTCTCGTCTCTCTTGTTTACACGCGCGTTTGAGCATTGCTGAACAAGTTGCTTAGCACTGTGTCTGTGGCTTTCATCTGTTGTTCTTGCCGCAGTTGGCATGTACCATATTGGCTGATGTGCAGCAAAGAAAATAGTCTTTGTGTGCTAAATGACTAGCCTGTACTTATGCGCGTATGCAAGAAATAAGGAGTGTCCTCCAGGAAGTGGGTGGTCGTGGAATTCCTACGATCTCCCCAGGAGTCTGCCCTCTCGCCCTCCTCCTTTTAccataataaaaatgaaacttgctGTTTATACGACAAAATCAGAGTTGAGTTTTCTGCCAATTATTACACGCGTAGGCTCTTCTACCAACAAAATTTCTATTGTGAGGCCAGAGTCAGGCCAGATAAGATGACTTGCCTCTGTACTTTGCAGTCTCCTTTAACGTCAGTAATAATAGGCCTTTCTGTGCTGTGGAGCTCAAGAGGTTGAGGAAAGTATTGAgccatttttgtaatttaaaaataaaaatcaagtttcaCAGTGTGCGTACAGTGCTGTGAAAGCAGTGCAGCTCGTTTGGAAACAGCCAGATCGTTCATTTAATTCTTTGCAAATACAATAAATTTCAGCAAATGGAGAAATGCTGCAGAAACTGTGCTTTGATTTTGTAGAATAACTTGGTGAGGCTCTGGTGGGACTGGGTTCCAGATAAGTCTCGAGGCAGCGGATCAGCAACTGGAGTGGGATCACCTTACTCTAGCAGGGAGTCTGAGGTACAGGTTGAGATGGTGTCCCAAGGGCAACTGCActtaaaacagaataataatgtGCTTTCCCATCCTtgctttcagctttgttttttgcGTCTCTCTGGGCACCGAGTTTTCCTTTCCATGAGAAGCCCATGGGAGTATTTTTGCTCTTTGACTCTGGTGTCTGGGATCTCTCCAGGTTACCCATCGCCTTCATGCTGTgactcctctcctccttctttcccaaCAACAGCGTTTGCTTATCTTACTCCTGCCTCTCTTCCTCCAACTTGTTGGCATTTTCACCGCTGTCAGTCCAGCGGAAGGATTGCCTGTGGTATCTGCCATGGTAGTTCATCCGTAAAGGAGCGGGGACGTTGCACTTGTCCAGATGGGTGTGTCTGTGTTACGACGCCAGAAAATCCtccttgcttctgctgctgccgcTGTGGCTGTCAGCAGAATCCCCATCAGTCAAGCGGGGAGATGCCTGCCTTTCCGCACCGTCACCGGTGTCCCAGCGGGGCTGGCAGCGTGCTGTGTCACGTCTGGGTTTGCCTGGCCACATCAGTCCTGTGCTGTCACCTCTCTGTCGTTCCTGGGGTGTCTGTCGTTCCTGGGATCTCCCGAGTTTTGTGTGGCTCGGTGCCTGCACGGGGATCCTTCTCCCAGGGATCCTACCCTCAGGCTGGGACGTGTGTTGAGGACTTCCCCTCATGTGCGTTAGCTTTCTGTCCCAGGCGTGGGCCCTTGGGTGCCGCAGGTTGGGATGGCTCTTGCCCCAGTTCTCAGCTCCCTTGGGCTGTGACTCTCTGGACCAGGTCTTGCCTTGTTTGGGCCATTTCTCCAGTTTCTGCAGCAGGGCTTGCCTTGGCTTGCTGCGGGGGACAGCCACAATCTCGCTCCAGAGTCTTGAGtcctctttcaggtttttttttggagAGTTTTGCCGGCCAGAAAAATGCCTCTGCAGGCTCCAGCACTGGAAAGACCCTTCCTAAAGCAGGGAAAGGGCTGCTTTGTATCGTTCCGGGGCACCTGCCTTGTTTTAGGAGGTgactcttctctctccttccctcgtTAGCAGGAGTCAAGACCGGGCATGAATGCGAGCCGGAGGGAGCAGTATCGGGTTCTCCTTTGCTGTAGTTAGCGGCAGCTCTTACTCTGCTCCCTATTTTTAACATTGCCctggggcagccctggctccGGTAGCTGCCACCCCGTTGTTTCAGTGGATATGTGACTCTCGGGGAGGCTTTCTGACCGGGAGAGATGGAGGGGATGTTGGATTTGACCATTTGGGCCTGACTCACGTGACAGATGAAAGCGATACTGTGCGAGAGCCCGGGGTGGAGCGTGCTCTGCGGTAAGCGCTCAAATATGTGGAAGTGTTTATAGAGAGCTGGTGGGGTGGGTGCAGCCGCGGAGCCAACATCCTTCGGTTCCCTGACGCCGGGACTCAGGGACGGGCCATCCCAGCTTGCCACGGGGACGGCTCGGGGACGGAGGCACAGGGTGCCCGGCCAGCTGCGGGACTGGTCGCTCACCCTCCACATTCTCCTCTTGCCTTTCCGTGGGATTTCATAAtgtcctttctcttctttccctgccttaaaacaaacaaaaaacttggaGTTTCCCCTTCTGCTGTAGCTTCGTTATCTTCTAAATCTCGTTGCGTCTACTTTTAAGACAGCTGCCTCAATAACCCCCTTCGCGCCATAACCTCAAATTCAGGTCCCGGCACAACTGGGTCAGCGTGGTTATTTTCTGATTACCTTCTCGCAGGCTGTCTCCTCTGTGCCCATTTCAAACAAAGCGGTTTCAGTAATTACTGCCTGGCTGAATTTGGGAAGCATTCCCCTGAATACCTGCGTGCCCGCCTGGGAGCTTGCCTCCCACCCAGGGCTGTAACTATGATGAGTGCTAAGtgctaggaggaaaaaaaaaaaatctctgtattttagCTTTGCCTATCTCTGTTTTATCTCTGCATGAACAATATTTAACGTAGAACAACGTATGTATCTCAGTTACTGTCCAGCTGTGTGAGAGAAACTGGATAAACTTGCTAAGTTTTACGCTTCTTGCTGATTTCAAACTGCTTTTTTGAAAGGCAGCTCAAGTCCTCCAGCATCCTCTATGGGTTAACTcgggttttgccttttttaaaaaaaacttggtCAGATATTATCCTTCTGCTTTGAAAGTACAGATATTATCCTTCAGATGTTATCCTTCTCCTTTCAAAGTACCCAAGTAGATAACAATTAGATGTGCTTCCTTTTAATGAGGGCCTGGTTCTTGGCATGTGTTTTACAAGTGCTAATGTTTGTCTTATGTTAATAATACTAGCCTAGTGGCCGAAATTACATTTGAGAGCTAATTATTTAAGATTAAGACCTCTTTATACTTTTCTCAGATTTCTGTGGTACCTGACAGTCCAAACCAATTGTTAACTGTTCTGCGATTCTGGCTTTTTAGGAGAGCAGTACATACAGTTTTAGAAAGTAATACAGAACTGATGGGTGTGTAATTGCATTTTGATCTAAGATGACGCCCAAGAGgctgttttgcagatgaaaagtGTCAAAAGATAGACATAGTAGTCTGTGTCTGACTGTGTAGTGACTAGGTTATGTTTTGGACTTAAAAAACCATCTAGACAAAGCCCTCAGTTTTTGGCCCAGTATTTcattatctgcattttttcacATTGAAGACATCAACtaggaagagctggaattttCTGGCAAGAACAGCATATTCCCGTGTAGTTTGATCGAGGCAGAAAAATTCAGCTAACGAATGCAGAGCACAAAATGAACTAATATTGTGTATCTTGTTGTTGTGGCACTGATTCATGAGAAGCCATCATCTGCTTccactggggagagcagggaacaGCAGGTATGCGCACAGAAAGCATTTTAACAGGCTGAGAGCACAATATAAATCTGAAAGGGAGCGTTGGAAGTAAAGGCCAAACATTAATGGAAATACTCGATTGCGGCAGTTTGCTGGGCAAAGAGCAGATTGCTGGAGAGGCTCAGCACGGGGAGGATGATGAGGGTATGGGCTCAAGGCTTgctttatagaatcacagaattgcccaggttggaagggacctttcagatcattgagtcccaccatcaacctaactctgacaaaaaccatcactagaccgtatctctaagcactgtctacccatcttttaaatacctccagggatggtgcctcagccacttcccttaCCTAGGAAAGGGTTTCCTCCCGTCGCGTGGCTTTGTGCTGAGCTCCGGTGGGCTGCCAGCCGTCTCCTCCTGCTTGGCCAAAGGTCCTCTGCTCTGACGGCAGCTCCAGGCGCTGGCCTGGGGACACCACGCTCCCTACGGCTGCCGAGCCCCGTGGACACCGGCGGAGCGGTGCTGATCACACCAGTCTACTGGAAAAAGGTTAGAAACCGCTATTTTGAGAGTACGAGGCTGACTTTGGGAGCGAGCTGGAGTGGTTGCAGACTATGAGAAATTTCCTGGGATAAAGCTCGCCGTGAGAAGCGTGGCCGGCCTGTTGCACGTTGGCTGGCCGCGTTTGCAGTGACGGGTTTCAGTCAGAGAGGGCATGCCGTGACTGCCCAAACCGCCGCTGGAGGACGGCGGTGACGCTCGCCAGCCGGTCTGGATGGAGGCTTGGGGTTTAGCGCTGTCCGTGGGAGCCCCTCTCACGAATCCCTGTTGGAATTAGCACGTAGATCTCCACAACTCTAAATACTGGGCTAACCTGAAACTGGTTCATTGCAGCTACAAAGGACTGTACTTTTATCTGTTAgctgaaacagataaaaaaatatcCTGATTCACCCAACTGATTTCTACTCAGTGTTTTGTTGGGTGACGAGCTCCCTCCCTCGCAGTGCCTGCCGCAGAGGGCAGCGTCTGTGGCA is a window of Larus michahellis chromosome 7, bLarMic1.1, whole genome shotgun sequence DNA encoding:
- the ORAI2 gene encoding protein orai-2, with the translated sequence MSAELNVPVDPSTPACCSEPGTKGMDYRDWVRRSYLELVTSNHHSVQALSWRKLYLSRAKLKASSRTSALLSGFAMVAMVEVQLEVQYKYPQMLLIAFSACTTVLVAVHLFALLISTCILPNVEAVSNIHNLNSISESPHERMHPYIELAWGFSTVLGILLFLAEVVLLCWIKFLPVGSILKNETTNVEKPSGHAGWQSALVSTIIMVPVGLIFVVFTIHFYRSLVRHKTERHNREIEELHKLKVQLDGHDRGMQVV